AAGTTGGAGCGGCCATCTGCACCGCCAAGTTGACATGAAGCTTTAATAATGCGAGGCGACGGACGATGGTGAACCAACAGCCCTAGGAGCGTCAAAAATCGAATTGAAAATCGAACTGAACCAAActaaaaaattcgattttttcagttcgattctcattaaaaatcgaaattttttttatcagttaacctgaaccgaaccgaaccaataaACCGATAAGAGCTTATTTCTTGGAAACGATATATATacacaatagaaaagaaaacgaaaaaaaaaaaaaaaacaaatgcaaaaaccgAGAAATAAAAGCTGAAGACCAAAAACtgaaaaaccaaaccgaactgTTCAATTCGTATTCGGTTTAGGTCTTATTCGATTTGATTCGATTCGAAAGTTTTTCCTAATGATTCGATTCGAAAGTTTTTCCCAATGATTCAGTTCggttctatttttcaaaaaaatcgaatcgaatcgtTGACACCCCTAACCTCAACTCCACTCGAAGTAACTCTCGAGTATGTTTGGTAACCGGCCAAACAATGCtaaattctattttttgttccggaataattttggaatagaatcgtgtttgataaaaattttgttttcgggaacaaatttatacttttttattcccggaattAGATTTAAGAATAGAttcaagaataataataaaataaaataaaaatcgataCCCTGGGGAACCCCGTTAGCCGTTCGTCGCCTTGTAGTGGTACATAGCCGTCAAGTAAACCCTGGAGTAATACTAGCGGAgaacccaccaccccgacatcACACTTAAGACGTCGATGCTTCCCCTAGGGTTTGACCCCTCGACCTTTCCTCCAAGGTTGATGTTtcttatccagcggagccaccaaGGCCGGtagtaataataaaaaaaagttaattcttgtttccgagaacaattgTAGAATtaagcccatattttctcttcttcttccattttcttcttcttcatccaccACTGTGGTTGCCATCCGCCGCCCACCACCACCAGTCGTCGAAGGCTCGCCAAAccagggcgaggtccggcgagctcaccgaaGGTAAGCCTAGCCccagcgaggtcgagccttgtcgTGGCTAGGCGTCAAGccttaatttttgtttccaggaacaattCTAGGatcaagcccatattttctcttcttcttcccttttctcttcttcttcttcccttttctcttcttcttcttcccttttcttctttgtcatCTGCCACCCACCACCACTGGTCGCTGGAGGCTTGCTAAGCTAGGGCGAGGTCCagtgagctcgccggaggcaagcccaaccccgccggtggctaggcgggccttgcccaaccccgacgaggcccgcctagccactAGCAAagctaggcgagcctcacccggtTGCCGGCCGAGACTCGACCGATGAGGGCAAACCTCATTAAGGGCCAACAACGCTCCGGTGAAGTCATCGACCCTTGTCTACCCGATCACCGATctacttgaagaagaagaataggagagagaaaggaaaaaaaagtaataaaagtaataaaattattttaaaattcaaagaaaatgatttgaagtagaaattttgaaaaacggTACCAATCGCGATTTTATtctaggaattgaaatttttgacaattaccaaacggcttaaaatatttagaaattattcccgggaacagaattgttatcaaacatgcccttaaggccctgtttggtaaccggccaaatagtaaaaatttatattcttttgttctcgggaatagttttggaacgaaatcatgtttggtaaaatttttgttcccgagaacaaatttctattttttttgttcccggaagtagatttggaacaaaatcaaaaaaaaaaaaaaaaagagtgtattcttgttctcgggaacaattctagaatcaagcccatattttctttgtttattttctttttcttattcttcttcccttttcttctttttcatccaCCGCCACGGTTGCTATTTGCCACCATCTGCTATTTGCCGCTCACCATCATTGGTCGCTAGCAACTAGTCCGGTGAGCTTGCTGGTGGCCAGGCAGGCCTCGCCCAATCCCGGCCAACCTCGGCGGGGCTGGGCAAGGCCTGCCTGGCCACCAGCGAGGCTAGCTCAACCCCGCCAAGCCTTGCCCTACTGCCGATGAGGCTTGGGCGACTAGGGTCGGCCTTGctggcgagggtcggcgacactctagtgaggtcgccgaccctcgtctAGCCGATCGCTGATCATCCCAATGTCGGCGACCCGTgacttaaagaaaaagaaaaagaagggaaaaggtaataaaattatttaaaaattaaaagaaaataatttggagtataaattttgaacaCGGTactaaacgcaattctattctaaaattaGAAATCTTGTTCGATTACCAAACTCgttcttttgcttaaaaattgttcccacgaatagaataaaaaaaaatcatttatcgATCAAAAATTGTTGTTGGAAAAGAGTTATCAAATGTGCcataagtgtcaaaagttacgaaaataacttttaaatgtcaatttttttcaaaaataggaCACCTGAGTGCCAAGTCTAGTGAAGATGGCTGAAAATCTTACATAGcaactttttgataaatataacTTGCCTACGTGGCACATCGGAAAGCTGAGCTAGAAATGAGTCACTAAAACGATGTCactttgtctttttttaaattttaatataaatattaattaaattaaaatactgatatattaataatttaaaaaaagggaggaggcGGGGACCAACCTCATctttgtccctttttttttttttataattctatgttaatttagttttaaaatttatttaattaatgtttatattaattatctatCTATGTCAGTagcaaaaaaaatgtcatttttgaatttatttagtCATGTCAGCAtacaaaaagaagttattttgcatttatcttGTCGAAAAATCGTTACGttaatattttaatcgaattttctTGTCATTAGCATTTAGTTGATTcattttatttcgattttgacatttaagtattattttcgtaattttttgcAAATGTCTcaagttttgatctttttcaACGATGAGGTGTCACTGTCGTGGTGGGAACGCCAGAAGTAGAAATGGTAAACCGACCGAAGTGAAGCTGATGGCGAGACAGGGCGAGCTTTTGGCGAGTAACAGGCCGAACAGCTCTTTGAATTCGCTGTGTTTAGTTCGCATTGATCGGATCCTCTGATCATCGTCGTCGAAGTCCGGCGGAGAGTGGGCCTCGGCAAAGACGAATCGGAGATGGCGGAGAGAAGCGACCGCTCATCTAACGACGAGAATCAGATGAATCCGGATTCCGaggcgaaggagaagaaggacgGGAGCCGGAGTGGGGAGGACGAGAGCAACGGCCTGTCGGTGGAGAGGATCTTCGAGAGCCAGGGGGTGCCGTCGTGGAGGCGGCAGCTGACGTTCAGGGCGTTCGCGGTGAGCTTCGCGCTGAGCGTCATTTTCGCCTTCATCGTCATGAAACTGAACCTCACAACGGGCATCATCCCGTCTCTGAACGTCTCGGCGGGGCTCCTCGGGTTCTTCTTCGTCAAGACGTGGACCAAGGTCCTGGACAAGTCCGGGCTGCTCCAGGTCCCCTTCACGCGGCAGGAGAACACGGTGATCCAGACCTGCGTGGTGGCGTCCTCTGGCATCGCTTTCAGCGGTACGTTGGCTTGTCTTTCACTCTTTGGCTGCAATTTGAGATAGTGCGAATTGTGAAGAGCAGCTTTGTCTGCTGACATGCTCTCTGTCACTTCTCTTAAGTTGTTCTATCCTCCGGTCTACTGAATAGCCCAAAGTCATCACTGTAAAACCTCAACCAGAAGAAGCGCTATCTTGCACTTGAGCCTCTGCTGAATTGAGGAAGGAATCCTGGGTTTCTGATGGATTCAACACAACATAACAACGGGAGTTCCTGATgtcctctttcatttttttccttcttttcttgagCTGGTCCTACTTCGTCGACTGTTGGGTGGAGAATCAATTAGGATTCATATATGGGTATagaattttcaaagttttaggACATGGGTATAGAATTTTCAGAGTTTTCCTCCTTGGTAtcttttgtaataaataaaagtcTACGAGTCAACAGTCAAGATTCCCTCGGGCTGTGGCTATCCTTTTGTCTTAGATAAGGTTATCGTGAATGGTGCTCAAGCTGAACTGCTCCTTAGTCCACAATTTAGAGCCTTTGAAAGCGGCACGGTCCTTGCAGCTCAGCATGCATATCAAGTTCAGCTGAAGACACTGATTTTTAGAGccagaaaaatttaaaagtattCATAATTAGATGAACGTAAAGAGAATTTTAAATGCTGATCCACCAATTTTTTCCTGTCATAATTCGGGAACTTCTGTCTATTGGGAGCGCTGTTATTTCACTGAGGGGAAATTTCTGGAGGTGTAACGGTTCCGGGAACGCCAATTTTATGTCCAAAGGATGGATTGCCTTTTTTGCACAGAAACGCCTGTTTCTCCGAAAAATGTTAATCTCATGGATTCTAAATGAACTGTTCTGCATCTACACAGATGACATGTAATAGGTTGTTTCTATGTAAACAACACAAAGTAGGGCATTTGGCCATAACCATATTGAATAGTCAATACACTAATTTCATGCGCATATTTGAGGTCACGTGTTTCTTGGAACATATTCTGTGATAACCAATGCCAATGAGCTCAAGGGGTATGCAGAGATAATGTTCGTGTATTCTTTTGAAGTTAATCATTCAGATTTAAGGATGCAACTATGCAAAAATGAAGGAACCTCCCCTAAGTTTGAGTGGATGCTCATTTGCTAACCATCTCCAAATAAAATCAGTTGTGGATAGTGAGTTTACCTATTGTAACcactgctttttcttttgggccagACCCTgctttttcaattcaattcgtTTTCCCAGTTTATTGTCGTGTGTTTACTGCGGTTTCAGTTACTTGCTTGAAAAGTATCTCGgctggaaaagaaagaaaaatatttttactggAAAGTACTATAGACCTCTACATCTATCAACAAAAAAGATAAGAGGCTCTTGCTTCTGTTTCATGTGGAATATTTATTCAACTAAAGTGGTCTGCCCTTAGTCATTGACCTCCCTTTATCGTGTGTTAGAAATAACAGTGACTTTCTATCCAATAATGATCtctttgaatttgattaaaCTTTATTGGAAGAAAGGAATCGTAATAAATGTAAACTTGCGTATCATTTTTGGATGAACAGCTAGAGCTATCTACTGAAAAATGTGGTGCTCTGTGATTTTGTATGAGCAGGAGGTTTCGGGAGTTTTCTCTTCGCAATGAGTGAGCGAGTTGCTCATCAATCAACGGATCCGCAGAGCGCTCATGTTTACAAAAACCCATCACTGCTGTGGATGACTGGTTTTCTATTTGTTGTCAGTTTCCTTGGCCTCTTTGCTGTGGTGCCTCTCCGAAAGGTACTCTTTCCATGTTGCACCTTTTTTTCTGTAGCAATTATGGTAATTGCCAATTAATCCCCATTATAGACTTCACTTGAAAAGATTCTCTTTGGCCATGAGAGCTCAAACGGTGGGGGCTTGCATTTACTGTTTAGAGTACTTCACTCATGCTTGCCCTTTTCTGGTTTCAGATTATGATTATTGACTTTAAATTATCCTATCCTAGCGGCACAGCAACTGCTCATCTTATAAATAGTTTCCACACGCCTGAAGGGGCCAAGCTAGCTAAGTAAGACACTATAAGCTGGAAAGCCTTCTCATTTGTATGTCAATATGGTGGTTCTCATCGGCCTTAATTTTTCTCCTGAAGGAAACAAGTGAAAGCATTGGGAAAGTTCTTCTCCTTCAGCTTCTTGTGGGGCTTTTTCCAATGGTTCTACACAGCTGGAGATGGTTGCGGTTTTACAGAGTTCCCTACTTTGGGGCTTAAGGCTTTGCAATACAAGTGTTTAAGCTTGACAAACTTCCACTTTACAGTCTACAGCCACTTTCTGTGGTCAGCTGGCCTTTACTTCGATGTCATGCACTCTAATGTGCAAAACTATTAGCTGACTCTCTTACATGGATAACGTGAAGGTTTTACTTCAATTTCTCGGCAACATATGTTGGAGTCGGAATGATTTGCCCGTACATCATAAATATCTCATTGCTTCTTGGAGGAATTCTATCCTGGGGTTTAATGTGGCCTCTAATAGAAACCAGAAAGGGACATTGGTATC
The sequence above is drawn from the Eucalyptus grandis isolate ANBG69807.140 chromosome 11, ASM1654582v1, whole genome shotgun sequence genome and encodes:
- the LOC104425876 gene encoding probable metal-nicotianamine transporter YSL8 isoform X2; protein product: MAERSDRSSNDENQMNPDSEAKEKKDGSRSGEDESNGLSVERIFESQGVPSWRRQLTFRAFAVSFALSVIFAFIVMKLNLTTGIIPSLNVSAGLLGFFFVKTWTKVLDKSGLLQVPFTRQENTVIQTCVVASSGIAFSGGFGSFLFAMSERVAHQSTDPQSAHVYKNPSLLWMTGFLFVVSFLGLFAVVPLRKIMIIDFKLSYPSGTATAHLINSFHTPEGAKLAKKQVKALGKFFSFSFLWGFFQWFYTAGDGCGFTEFPTLGLKALQYKFYFNFSATYVGVGMICPYIINISLLLGGILSWGLMWPLIETRKGHWYPADESTTSMRGLQGYKVFIAIAMILGDGLYNFFKVLGRTLSGLYHQLRDREMSHVLPIANGSSLENPQVSYDDQRRTQLFLKDQIPTWLAVAGYVTITAISTATLPHMFPQLKWYYILVIYLFAPTLGFCNAYGCGLTDWSLASTYGKLAIFVIGAWAGASHGGILASLAACGVMMNIVSTASDLTQDFKTGYLTLASPRSLFVSQVIGTAMGCVISPCVFWLFYKAFKDLGLPGSEYPVPNGIVFRSMAELGVEGVSSLPKHCLTLCYGFFAAAMIINGFRDLVGKK
- the LOC104425876 gene encoding probable metal-nicotianamine transporter YSL8 isoform X1 codes for the protein MAERSDRSSNDENQMNPDSEAKEKKDGSRSGEDESNGLSVERIFESQGVPSWRRQLTFRAFAVSFALSVIFAFIVMKLNLTTGIIPSLNVSAGLLGFFFVKTWTKVLDKSGLLQVPFTRQENTVIQTCVVASSGIAFSGGFGSFLFAMSERVAHQSTDPQSAHVYKNPSLLWMTGFLFVVSFLGLFAVVPLRKIMIIDFKLSYPSGTATAHLINSFHTPEGAKLAKKQVKALGKFFSFSFLWGFFQWFYTAGDGCGFTEFPTLGLKALQYKFYFNFSATYVGVGMICPYIINISLLLGGILSWGLMWPLIETRKGHWYPADESTTSMRGLQGYKVFIAIAMILGDGLYNFFKVLGRTLSGLYHQLRDREMSHVLPIANGSSLENPQVSYDDQRRTQLFLKDQIPTWLAVAGYVTITAISTATLPHMFPQLKWYYILVIYLFAPTLGFCNAYGCGLTDWSLASTYGKLAIFVIGAWAGASHGGILASLAACGVMMNIVSTASDLTQDFKTGYLTLASPRSLFVSQVIGTAMGCVISPCVFWLFYKAFKDLGLPGSEYPVPNGIVFRSMAELGVEGVSSLPKHCLTLCYGFFAAAMIINGFRDLVGVNPPICMKFLSRATNKRVDAFLGS